A single genomic interval of Penicillium psychrofluorescens genome assembly, chromosome: 2 harbors:
- a CDS encoding uncharacterized protein (ID:PFLUO_003144-T1.cds;~source:funannotate) — protein sequence MIIEGVTPQPDPIDSGSLYNEKSLDEKHDFNPQYVDAFGNEENAEVKYKTMEWWQTGMFMIAESVSLGVLSLPATLAELGLVPAIILIIGLGILATYTGYVIGQFHQAYPHVQNLADAGEILMGTFGRELFGFGQILFSIFIMGSHILTFSVMMNTITEHGTCTMVFTTVGFIICLACSLPRTMKNMTYISCTSFVSILTAVIITMVGVGVQDHGYTTLQATIDTSLFKAFGAVTNIVFAYCAHVAFFGLLAEMREPRDFPKALAMLQIFEIVFYTVAAVVIYYYAGQAVKSPALGSAGPLLAKVAYGIAIPTIVGAGVVNGHIGLKYIYVRIFRGTDRMHKRDFVAVGSWIAIGVTCWVIAWIIADAIPVFSDLLSLISSLFASWFSYGLGGVYWLHINRGRWFSSPRKICLTILNVTIVCIGATMCGLGLYVSGKAIHDDASSNSFSCANNINS from the exons ATGATCATTGAGGGAGTTACTCCGCAACCCGATCCGATCGACTCGGGTTCCCTATATAACGAGAAGTCTCTTGATGAGAAGCATGACTTCAATCCTCAATATGTTGACGCATTCGGTAATGAAGAGAATGCAGAGGTCAAGTACAAGACTATGGAGTGGTG GCAAACTGGAATGT TCATGATTGCTGAATCTGTGTCTCTGGGTGTCTTGTCGTTGCCTGCCACTctggcggagctgggtcTCGTCCC GGCTATTATTCTCATTATTGGGCTGGGTATCCTCGCCACGTACACTGGCTACGTTATCGGCCAGTTTCATCAAGCTTATCCTCACGTTCAGAACCTGGCAGATGCTGGTGAAATTCTGATGGGTACCTTTGGACGCGAGCTCTTCGGATTCGGCCAGATCTTGTTCTCGATTTTCATCATGGGAAGTCACATTCTCACTTTCAGTGTCATGATGAACACTATCACTGAGCATGGCACCTGCACGATGGTCTTCACCACGGTTGGATTTATCATCTGCCTGGCCTGCTCTCTCCCGCGGACTATGAAGAACATGACGTACATATCTTGCACAT CATTTGTGAGTATCTTGACTGCAGTCATTATTACCATGGTTGGTGTCGGTGTCCAGGATCACGGATACACTACTCTTCAAGCCACCATCGACACTAGCCTGTTCAAAGCTTTCGGTGCAGTTACAAACATTGTCTTTGCGTACTGCGCCCATGTGGCCTTCTTCGGTCTTTTGGCAGAAATGAGGGAGCCGAGAGACTTCCCTAAGGCTCTGGCAATGTTGCAGATCTTTGAAATTGTGTTCTATACAGTTGCCGCTGTGGTGATTTACTACTACGCTGGTCAGGCTGTGAAATCTCCTGCTCTGGGATCTGCTGGTCCACTCCTCGCCAAGGTGGCATATGGAATTGCCATTCCCACG ATTGTTGGAGCTGGTGTTGTAAACGGCCACATCGGTCTCAAGTACATCTACGTCCGAATCTTCCGTGGCACTGACCGCATGCACAAGCGTGATTTTGTTGCGGTTGGCTCCTGGATTGCTATCGGTGTGACCTGCTGGGTTATCGCCTGGATCATTGCCGATGCCATTCCTGTCTTCAGTGACCTCCTCAGCCTGATT AGTTCTCTTTTCGCGAGTTGGTTTAGCT ACGGTCTTGGTGGCGTTTACTGGCTGCATATCAACCGGGGTCGGTGGTTCTCCTCTCCCCGGAAGATTTGTCTTACCATCCTGAATGTGACCATCGTCTGCATTGGTGCCACTATG TGCGGTCTAGGTCTCTACGTCTCCGGCAAAGCAATCCACGATGACGCGTCTAGCAACAGCTTTTCCTGCGCGAACAACATAAATTCGTGA
- a CDS encoding uncharacterized protein (ID:PFLUO_003145-T1.cds;~source:funannotate) has protein sequence MAPVGAALWRSLRAHQVYGANTDVGKTIVSTVLCNAVQRQKQQAAFLKPVSTGPLDDADDQHLKRFGAGTLTKCLYQFDEPVSPHIAARQKTIPRDDDLLASIHKTLTGWAQSDIDFALVETAGGVHSPGPNGNSQADLYRPLRLPIVLVADARLGGISCSISAYESLLLRGYDVQSVLLFRDDYYKNHEYLREFFNNKSIPLVPLPAPPARPFPQDVDSQKRDEEAMATYYQRVSQESDILRLLEDMSKRNTDRVQRLEEMADRAQDLIWYPFTQHQGMAAKDITVIDSAHDDYFQTFRSDRTIANESELQPTFDGSASWWTQGLGHGNPELSLSAAYAAGRYGHVMFAGAVHEPALSLADKLLKTIGNPRFTKVFYTDNGSTGMEVAVKMGLRAACERYGWDASQEQISILGLKGSYHGDTIGVMDCSEPSTFNKKVEWYRGRGHWFDFPLVKMVQGKWKVEVPTSLQKELGSDVEFDSLGAVFDLDQRVNSDSGRRYRDYIYCTIEDLVKRQGMKFGALILEPVLLGAGGMLFCDPLFQRCLNEVVRDNPELFTSNSVSPKQSPSWSGLPVIFDEVFTGLYRLGRRSSASFLGVHADVAVNAKLLTGGLIPLCTTVASQEIFEAFSSPEKSDALLHGHSYTAHAVGCTVAVDSLRAMAQLDTDGSWDGYRADWGAKVQPPESGAVPNVWSVWSQGLLKDLSCAETVESVFALGTVLVIALRDVHGGGYTSTASKGLQQKLATGGDQFNVHSRVLGNVLYLMSSVTSKPQSLREMEALLRSALL, from the exons ATGGCACCAGTCGGAGCAGCACTCTGGCGTTCCTTGCGTGCCCATCAGGTCTATGGCGCCAACACTGACGTAGGCAAGACGATTGTTTCCACCGTGTTGTGCAATGCCGTTCAGCGACAAAAACAACAGGCCGCGTTCCTTAAGCCGGTGTCGACAGGGCCATTGGATGACGCGGATGATCA GCACTTGAAGCGCTTTGGAGCTGGGACTCTGACCAAGTGTTTGTACCAATTCGACGAGCCCGTCAGTCCACACATTGCGGCTCGACAAAAGACC ATCCCACGAGATGACGACTTGCTCGCATCTATTCACAAGACCCTGACAGGCTGGGCTCAGTCGGATATCGACTTTGCTTTGGTCGAAACGGCTGGCGGAGTGCATTCCCCCGGTCCCAATGGCAACTCGCAAGCCGACTTGTATCGACCTCTCAGGCTGCCAATTGTCCTCGTTGCCGATGCGCGGCTAGGTGGTATCTCCTGTTCTATCTCCGCCTACGAGTCCCTTCTACTCCGTGGCTATGATGTTCAATCGGTCCTATTATTCCGAGATGACTACTACAAGAATCACGAGTACCTTCGTGAGTTTTTCAACAATAAAAGCATTCCGCTGGTTCCTTTGCCTGCACCTCCTGCGCGGCCTTTCCCCCAAGATGTCGATTCGCAAAAGAGAGATGAAGAGGCTATGGCGACTTACTACCAGCGAGTCTCACAAGAGTCAGATATTTTACGACTGCTCGAAGATATGTCAAAGAGGAACACCGATCGTGTCCAACGTCTTGAGGAGATGGCCGATCGAGCCCAGGATCTAATTTGGTACCCTTTCACTCAACATCAAGGCAtggccgccaaggacatTACCGTCATTGATTCTGCACACGATGATTACTTCCAAACATTCCGCTCAGACCGCACCATAGCAAACGAGAGCGAGCTGCAACCGACATTTGATGGGTCGGCATCGTGGTGGACCCAAGGTCTAGGCCATGGTAATCCCGAGCTGTCTTTGTCCGCGGCATACGCAGCCGGGCGATACGGACATGTCATGTTTGCAGGGGCTGTGCATGAGCCCGCCCTCTCACTTGCGGATAAACTGCTGAAAACAATTGGAAACCCTCGGTTCACTAAGGTCTTTTACACGGACAACGGAAGCACAGGGATGGAGGTCGCCGTGAAGATGGGTCTGCGCGCGGCCTGCGAGCGGTATGGCTGGGATGCCAGTCAAGAGCAAATCAGTATTCTGGGCCTCAAGGGCAGTTATCACGGTGATACTATTGGTGTGATGGATTGCTCGGAGCCGTCAACATTCAACAAGAAAGTCGAGTGGTACCGCGGCCGGGGCCACTGGTTTGACTTTCCCCTGGTGAAAATGGTTCAGGGCAAATGGAAGGTTGAGGTTCCAACTAGCCTTCAAAAGGAACTCGGTTCCGATGTCGAGTTTGATTCTCTGGGTGCAGTCTTCGATCTGGATCAGCGTGTCAATTCCGACTCTGGACGACGCTATAGAGATTATATCTACTGTaccatcgaggatctggttAAGCGCCAGGGAATGAAGTTTGGTGCTTTGATACTCGAACCTGTTCTTCTAGGAGCGGGTGGAATGCTTTTCTG CGATCCTTTGTTCCAGCGATGTCTGAATGAGGTTGTCCGTGACAATCCTGAGCTCTTCACATCTAATAGCGTCTCCCCCAAACAGTCTCCGTCTTGGTCCGGTCTTCCCGTCATTTTCGATGAGGTCTTCACGGGCCTGTATCGCCTCGGACGCCGATCATCTGCATCTTTCCTGGGTGTTCACGCAGACGTAGCAGTGAACGCCAAGCTTCTCACGGGCGGGCTCATCCCGCTCTGCACAACAGTTGCTAGCCAGGAAATATTTGAAGCGTTCTCTAGTCCGGAGAAGAGTGATGCCCTTCTTCACGGCCATAGCTACACTGCGCACGCCGTCGGCTGTACTGTTGCCGTCGACTCTCTGCGGGCCATGGCCCAGCTGGACACCGATGGTTCTTGGGATGGCTACCGAGCCGATTGGGGCGCTAAAGTACAGCCACCAGAGTCTGGTGCGGTTCCAAATGTGTGGAGCGTTTGGTCCCAGGGCTTGCTCAAGGATCTTTCTTGTGCGGAGACAGTAGAGAGCGTGTTCGCTCTTGGGACCGTTCTTGTAATAGCACTACGTGATGTgcatggtggtg GATACACTTCCACGGCTTCCAAGGGCCTTCAGCAGAAACTCGCCACCGGAGGCGACCAGTTCAACGTTCATTCTCGGGTATTGGGAAATGTCCTTTATTTGATGTCGAGTGTCACATCAAAACCCCAATCTCTCCGAGAGATGGAGGCGTTGCTGCGCTCAGCATTGCTGTAG